The DNA region TCGGTGCCTTTAATCTCGGTAATGCATTGGGTGCTGCCGCAGGTGGGGCCGTCATTTCAGGCGGGTTAGGCTACAGTTTTGTGCCGGTGATGGGGGCGATTGTGGCCGGTTTGGCGCTGTTGCTGGTGTTTGTTTCGGCAAGAAAACAGCCTGAACAGGTGTGCGTCGCAGGTTAAGGGCAGAGCAAAAACGCAGAAGGGAATCCCTTCTGCGTTATCTTTTTTACGCGGCGAAGTTCTTCGCGACAAACTCCCAGTTCACCAGCGCCCAGAAGTGCTCCAGGTAGCCAGGACGCGCATTGCGGTAATCAATGTAATACGCATGCTCCCACACGTCGACGGTCATCAGCGGGGTGGCGTCAGTGGTTAGCGGTGTACCGGCGTTGGAGGTCGAAACGATAGCCAACTTGCCATCCTTTCCTTTCACCAGCCAGGTCCAGCCAGAACCGAAGTTCTTGATAGCCGCATCGGTAAACTGCGCTTTGAATTGTGCAAAGCTGCCGAAAGAGGCGGTAATCGCGTCAGCCAGTTTGCCGGTTGGCTCGCCGCCCGCATTCGGCGCCAGGCAGTTCCAGTAGAACGTGTGGTTCCAGACCTGTGCAGCGTTGTTGAACACGCCACCTTCCGAGCTGCGAACGATCTCTTCCAGTGATTTTCCTTCGAAGGCGGTGCCTTTGATCAGGTTGTTCAGGTTGGTGACATAGGTCTGATGGTGTTTGCCATAGTGATATTCCAGCGTTTCGGCGGAAATGTGCGGCGCAAGCGCGTCTTTGGCATACGGTAGCGCAGGTAATTCGAACGACATTGCTTCTCTCCTTATTATTAATAGTATTTCGCGCAATAACCTTATTGTGCGTAAGGATAGGGTAGCAAATTGAAAGGTGAGACAAAAGATGAACTTACCCTGTTG from Citrobacter amalonaticus Y19 includes:
- the sodB gene encoding superoxide dismutase [Fe], which produces MSFELPALPYAKDALAPHISAETLEYHYGKHHQTYVTNLNNLIKGTAFEGKSLEEIVRSSEGGVFNNAAQVWNHTFYWNCLAPNAGGEPTGKLADAITASFGSFAQFKAQFTDAAIKNFGSGWTWLVKGKDGKLAIVSTSNAGTPLTTDATPLMTVDVWEHAYYIDYRNARPGYLEHFWALVNWEFVAKNFAA